In Drechmeria coniospora strain ARSEF 6962 chromosome 03, whole genome shotgun sequence, the DNA window CAGTGCACAGATCCATTCGCTGCACAGGTACTGCCTCGATCCTCTGCGTATGGAGCGGATTGGAGGTTACACCATTGACATGTCTAAACCCCAGATATAGACTGGAACTCCTACTTTCTCGGCACCTATTGGTACCAAGTAGGTAATGCCCATTGCTGAATGGAGCGCTTCTAtgaagtacaactactattAGCAGCTGTTCATGCGCAACCGATCGGGTACCAGGAGGTCGAACACTCTCAACTCTGTCGACTCGAAGCAAGTAATAGGATATCAGGCGATAATAGTGGATTACTTGTATACTACGGACtaggtatttagtagtatGCGAGTGCTGAAAGTGCTTCCCTCtgcacctactccgtactcgaaCAAGTGTTTGCTGGCAAATACCTTGGAAAATACGTACCTGGGTTGGTGCGTCTAGTGAACGGCGAACagcgtactctgtactccgtacggagtagtacaagtacaatttaTTTGGGCTACACATGTACACATTTTGTACACGTATAGTAAGCCCTTCAGTATACCTAGCAATACtcaagtacctacggagtacggagtaatagaGAATATGGGATTTAGGTGTCGCACAAGAACCTACACATCGTCGCTGGTGTGCCTGGTTGGAGTTCCCTGCTCGCTTGATGCTGATGGCGCGACGGTTCCCAGCCACCCCACTAAATTCCCAGGGTACCACGTACTATAGTCCCTATACCCAGAGGAATAGTGGTAACCGGCCTGCTGATGCCCACCTCACCACCACTACCTACGACCAGTACCCAGTAATTAGTATTACTCGTCCATAATTATCTACTCCAtcctccgtgctccgtactccctcCATGGTTGATGCGGACACTCGACCCGTCTGCTGATCTTCAACGACATCCTAATCCCGATGGCCATGACACCTCTGGCAGGTGCCCTTGGCTCTCACAGTCCTCTCCCCTATTTTGTCACCGACATGGCGAGCCCGTCGCGGGAGCCGATGGTGCCCTCGCAGAGCGCGTTCCGCCATCCGACGACGCACCAGAATGCCAACGCCGCAAACctccaaccccccccctccccccggaCGCATCGAGCGCTGCGAAGGCTCCAGTCGGCGCACAACCTCGGCGCTTCTCGTCCATTCCATCAGCCCTCGCTCCTTTCTCCCCAGAGGCATCCGGTGAACGACAGCGTCTCCCCGACGAGGGATCGGGGGCGCACCTCCCATCGCGGACGCGCCAACAGCGATGCCACGCCCCCTCGGGTGAACCACATGGGCGTcattgccgccgccgccaagcaCCTGCGGCCCGTCAAGCCCTCATTCTCCCACGGCCACCTGACCCTGCAAAAGATCATTCGCGGCGGGCCGAAAGACGGTGATTTTGCCGGTGCCCTCGAGAGCGCGAGATTcaaggtgctcgaggagGGCATCAAGAGCGCGGAAAATGGAATGGTATTGTGCCCCCTCACCCTCTCGCGTAACCCCCAAACCGGCTGACACTCCATCTTCTCCCCGTCCTAGTCAAGACGTAGAATATACGTCTGGCTCGTGTTCCTCGACACGCCaatgtcgtcggccgacgaatACCTCTCCCTCATCCATCGTGGTGCTTCGGCCGCCTACACCAAGATTCGCAACGACACGTTCCGCACCCTCACGACCGACCCTCTGTTCCGACGACGCGTCAGCGAGGCCAGCTTGATTCGCCTCCTCAACGCCGTTGCTTGGAAGTTGCATGACGCGAAGGAGGATCAGCGCCAgagcaggccgagcagcCGGCAGTCTTCCCACCGACGAGAGAGTCTGGCGGGGAGCGTGTCTGGACACTCCCAAGCAAGTATGCTGCCGTCCTttgcatcgtcgacgactgtATGGTTGTGCCGTGAGCTGACGATCTGCCCTTTTCCAGGGTCCAATCTCGGCCCGGAGCCAGGCACCTACGTTCAGGGCATGAACGTCCTGGCCGCGCCTTTTCTCTACGCCGCCCgcagcgaggccgaggcatTTGCCGCCTTCCACTCGCTCATCACGCGCGAATGCCCGGCCTACATCCGCGGAGCCATGGACGGCGTCCACCGGGgccttgccctcgtcgacaaggtcctcgccatcgtcgaccccAAGCTCAGCATGCATCTCACCGCCAAGGGGCTGTCGGCCGAGATCTACGCCTTCCCCTCCGTCCTGACCCTCTGCGCCTGCACCCCGCCGCTTCCCGAGGTCCTGCGGCTCTGGGATTTTTTGTTTGCGTACGGGACCCATCTCAACATCGTCTGCATTGTCGCCCAACTCGCCGCCATGCGATCTCAGATCCTCGAGTCGCCGAGGTTCGTCCACCCACCCCCTCCCACTGCTCCCTTGACGGACATGGCTGCGGCGAAGGCAAGGCAACGGCTAACCGCATGCCAGTCCCAACAAGGTCCTCCGATCATTCCCCCCACTGAATGCCGAACTCGTCCAGAGATTGACGATGGGCATCATCAACATGATCCCGGACGACCTCTACGCCGAGATCGTCACGCACGCGCTATGATTTCAGTTTCTTCATGAGATAAAAGTAACGTCACGAGATATGTCTGGATTCTGCGTGGAAACGCTTCATGACTTGTATATGATAACGACAGCAAGAAGAACGGCCCCATGCGGCCACCGGCGTTGGATAAGCCGGGCGGGTTGCGACCGGCCGCAGGCACAGCCCGATGAGTAAGTGATAATTAGCCAACAGCGCAGGTGGGAGTGGCACGGCTGTGCACGGCAAGATTCTTTTGTACGATAGTGATTACCCTTTCATTCTATTTCTGTCATGTTGTCCATTGTCCATTAGCAACGACCACGTACGGACCAAGGTGCCATTCGGACAAGATGGTGAAAGAAAATACATGCACGTCGATCAGTCAATCGGtccgcacagtacttgcgtgttTTCTGCATGCTTGAGCCCAATCGTAGACATGAATGTCCAAAATGTCCAAAAAATGTATTCAACTCGAATCGCTGCTGTGCCGATGCAAAGAATCTACATGCTACACCCGTCCCGCCCTCGGTTTTGCCCTCTATCCGGTACCTAGCCCCAGTTTGGCGCTTCAACCAAGCGCTCGTAGACCAACCGACCGACCGCCTTCGTAAATCATCCCGtgcgtcatcctcctcctttTTCTTtgctcgccgtctcgccgtctAGGTACCCCACGAGGCTTCCGCGAAAAGCCTCCCCCTCTTTCCCCCCTCCCGCCACTCCCGTTTTCTCCACTCACTCAATACAAGGGGGAAAATGATGCTCTTTTGGCAGTAAAAAAACGACACCTCCCTCTCCACCCCGGCCTTGGACAGGGCGGACAGGCAGGCTCCCCGCCGCTCAGTAGGCGGGAcagccgccctcggcgcggAGGAAGGCGTTGGCGAAAAACTGCTGCATGGCTGTGTAGTGGAACAAGATGCcgccaaggacggcggcgtgccACAGGTTGTGACTCCCGCCGATGTAGTCGAACATGCCGGGGTACCAGCGCTCGGGTATCTTGCTGGCGTagacgatggcgccgccaAGGTAGACGCAGATGGACTTTGAGATGGGCGAGTAGAAGTTGAGGACAAAGTCCGGCCCGTGCGTCAGGAAGAGCTGGAGGATGGGCATGGCGCCggtgagggcgaggccgacgtagAAGGCGACTCGGGTCCAGGCCATGTCGGAGCCGTTGAATCGAGGGTGCCACGGCAgcaggacgccgccgaggccgaggaaggcggtGAGACCCATGTAGATCCAGCGGCTGAGGGGATCGCAGTAGAAGGCCGTGTACTCGGTCGTCATGatggaggcggcgatgagcagGGAGATGCCGGTGTAGTCGACGCAGGCGAACATGGaaacgacgtcgacgtcggcgacggcgttcATGGTGTGCCAGATGGTGGAGCAGACGAGggtcaaggcggccatgaggaagaagacggcggcgacgaagacgtcGGTCTTGGTGCTGAGGTCGAAGTTGGCGCTCGTGGGATAAAAGTaaaaggcgacggcgaggacgaggaggaggccgatgGCGTGGGACCAAATGTTGAAGGACTCGTTGGAGATGTTGAACATGGAGCGGACGCACTCGAGCTTGGTCTCGGAGAAGCGGTATCCCCTCTTGATGTGCGGGTTGTTCCTccacggcgtcggcaagtcGTCGTAGAGGAGCAGGCGACCCTctcgggcgaggaggatggcgtgGGCGATGTGCTCCTCGAGGGAGAAGGCGGCGCGTCTGGCGCGCTccaggccctcgtcgacgacgccgcgggcGCGCTCGATGCTCTCGGTGGCGACCCGGCGACCTTCGTCCATcaaggcctcggcggcggtggcggcgttGGCGAGACCCTGCTCGCGCAGCTTGTAGGCGCGGACCTCGAACTCGGAGAGCATGCCCTCGAGgaggtcgatgccgacgcggGCCTTTTCGTGCAGCGTCTCGGtggcctcgagcgtctcctGGTATCTCGCCTCGAGCGTCTCCACCATGACGTGCAGCCTtcgccggccggcgccgagcaccTCCTCGGAGGCCTGAGAGCACCGTTCCCGGACGGCCTGGAGGGTGGAGAAGGCGCGGGAGATGCTATAGTCGCGGCCTAGGTCGCCGTAGCTCTCGATGAAGTCGAGGCGCCTCTCGAGCTCGGAGAGGAAGAGGTCGACCTTGAGGAGCAGGCTCTCCTCCGAGTCCATGATGGTCTCGACAATCGACTTTCTCCTCGGCAGGAAGAAGGaatgccggcgccgcctgGCGAGGTCGGGCCTGTGCTGTTGGGCATCGGAGCCGGAggctgtcgtcgccgcgacTCCATTATCGTCTAGTGTTTTGCGGGCGCACGTCGACGTCAGCGCCGTCGTTACTTCGCTCATCGTGAGGCAAGGCGACGTGAGGCAAggtgaggcgaggcgaggcgaggcgaggaagggaGGGCTGGAGAGAGAAAGGAAGGAAGGACGGTCCCTAGGTTTCAGCTACCACACCGCATTGCCCAGCCGCCGGGTCGGTAGCCTCGAGAAGCCAGTTCTGTCGTTGGACCGCACGGGTATGTATCTTGGGATGTCGTAGACAAAGTCGTTGTCGTGGGCTTCGGCGTAGGAGTGAAAACAAGCCAGCCGAGCTCAAAAAGCTCGTCTCGACTCGGTACTCGGACCAGCGGCGACAATACTTGCACTGGCACTTGCACACCAAGTTGTGCCGTATATGCACAGCACAGTCGGTAGTAGTGTACGGTACTCGTCGCTGTACTCGGACTAAGTATTGTCGTGCTCGGTCGTATTATTACTAGTCCTCAAATACTCTCGTGGTGGTCCAGTATGAGGCACGTGTGGAGGGAGACGCAGGGGTGGGGGTGGTAATTTGACGGAGCCAACGAGGGACGGATTGGGCGACGGATGCCGATGGCTATCGTCGCTGCGAAGATGGGGATGAAGAATGGAGGATGGTGAGGGGATTGGATGCTTGTCGTTGAGCTGTGTCGCCGACGCGGTTAGGTACGGAACAGCGATGATGGTCGGCGAAGCAGCGCTGCTGTTTGACGGCGAATGGATGACGAGATGTGCACGTAGGTGCACAGTTATGCACGAGGAGTTCCGGAtcggcgtgctcgtgcaCGTACGATGGAAGCGGAGATCTGCTGCGTTGGCTTGCGGTGAGCGTGTGAAGGAAAAGAAAGAAAGGAAAAGGCAAGACGGAAGAAGAGAGGACAGAACGTCGGAGGAAAGGATGACGACTGCGTGCTGGTGTTGTTGCTCTTGTGGCTGTTACGAGTCAACAGGGTCGACCCCGAATCCTCTGGCGTCGGCCAAGACAAAAAAAATGAGGAGAAAAATAAGCAGGGAAGCGTGAATGCCAGCCAGCGGCCTAGCCGCGGTGCCTGACCACCATCATTCTTGGCGACCTGCCCTGTCCAATGGACGGCGTCAGGATGGCGTTTCGACTGGCTCGATCGTCTCGCCTCAACGTGCACTTGACTGCCTATCATGACGCAGGCTGCCAGGACTGAAACCGTTGATTGGGTAGAGTGCCGtggcaggtacatgtaccaagGTGTGGAGGAGGCACCACCGGAACCTGGTAGCGAGGGCTGGCTGGCgaagtacaggtacaagcacacttGATCGTCCAagcctgtactccgtactgtacagtccCCTATCCTCCATGTGTCGACCTTTCGAGAAAAGAATGCTAAAATTACATGGGCTCTGGTACTGTAGAGGTATGCAGTGttccgtacaactacctacttactgtacacccgTGCACAGTActctaagtacttacgtgctaAGCTAGTAcattactgtaattactccgtacttatgcTGGGTGAACAGCGACTGTGATAAGTGCCGTAACGTGCATTTTCagatacttgcatgcaaaacgtacggagcactgtacagtacagtactgacaactactccgtactccgcacttgtgcgtacatgtacaactattacaggttcacgtactgtacagtattactggagtactacggagtacagagtacagcaagtagaACAAGTATATACTTGGCTGCAAgtctacagtaagtacgagtgcgtgtacttgcaccaaagTACAGACCTAATGGCACGGATTCGTCATGAGGGTCAAGTATAATCacactgtacagtaaataTATTACAACGTGCATGAACTTACCTGCACAATTAGATGCACATGCAAggaagtacaataagtaggTGCATAGGtatgcagtacggagtacagtaagtaagtacaagaaggtgtacttaagtacttgtacttgttgcCAGTGGTCGTTTTTGTCCGTGCCTGAAGCCGAGAATACATGCAAAAGCCTGCAATTCATTGACTGTAcccagtgctccgtaccgtccCAGGTAGTCCTCGCGGAACGTTCCGCTACAAGCTCACAGCTGTgctagtaagtaggtactacctagaatactgtacttacagtactccgtacaggcagtacttgtatcaaTTACAGTAatcaagtaatactgtactgtattggCAACACGTACAAAGTAATACGGGTGATGGTGAACCACATACTCCAACTGCAGCCTCCGCCAACAAAAACCCAACTCCACCATAACGCAACCACAAACTCGTGTCATCGCGATCACCCCCCACCTTCAttcggcatcgacatcgcCGTTGTTTCATCCTTTCACCGAACCCCAATCCAGTTCGCCCTCACCAGATCGCccaccatgacggccgaTATGATCGTCAACGAAGCGGCCCTCACGGGGGTCCTTCAAGCGTCCGAGCAGGCGCGCGACCAGGCTCAGGCGCTCCTCCTGCTGACCGACCAGGTCAAGGAcggctcctcctcggccgagctccAAAACGAGATCGCAAAGCAGCAGAAGAGCCTCTTTACCAGCATATCCTACCTCCGTGGCCTTCACAGAACCGCCTGCGTCTCCGCCCGCGAAACCAAGTCCCGCACCCTCGAGGCCAGGCAGGAGGTCGACCGGCTGCACCTACAGCTGCAGAACCTGTATTACGAGCAGCGCCATCTCCAGGGCGAAATCTCCGCTTGCGAGTCATACGAGTACGTcgcagcctcggcggcagcaacggcaccGTGACTGACGAATGTCCAGCCACAAATACCAGAAGCTTCCCCTCATCCCCGTCGAAGAGTTCCTCGCCCAACATGCCGCGCatgcagacgacgacgaagacgagctCATGGCCGCTCGGATAGATCACGAGCGTACCGAGCGCGAGTGTCTCGAGCAGCAGAGACAGGAGCTCCTCAAGCGCAAGCAGAAGCTCATCGCCGACAACAAGCGTCGCAAGGATGACCTTGCCAACCTGGACCAGGACCTCGAAAAGTTCATCGACGTACGCGCCATCCGGCCAATCCACCTCCTTCCCATCGTTCTGTCAAGGTCCGATTGCTAACCTGAATCTCCCAGGCGGCGAAACCCATCATGGAGCTGTTCGAGAAGGCGCCGTAAATTctctccgtcggccgctGGCCCCTTGCCGAAAAAGGTCACGAAAAGCCAGGTCGTTGCGCTCTGGGTCTGCCCGCTTCCTGAGCGATGAGAAGCGACAGAAGGACGCGACGGATGTCATCACCGAGCATGCCATGAGGTGGCGTATGGAAATTTGCTTACGCACTGTGGAATCGGCATGCCTTCCatgcgtcaccgtcgccgtttTCGACCCCTACTAGGATATACGTGCCTACGAGTAGGTACTGCTGCCTTCATAGGTGGCCACTTCAATGCCGCCCTCTCCGGCCTTGCAATTTTGTTCAGAGCGGTGAGTCTATTGGACATGGCCCCGAAGCGAGGCTCATCATGATCCGGTGTGCTAACCTCGCTCTTCATCCTCAGTTTCCATGTGCCACCACCAAAGAGCTCCCcatatgtacagtaggtagttGGTAGTTGCTGTGCTTGAATTTGCCGACCTGCTAGTACCAGTAGCTGTCGGTATCTTGCAGGCCTCCGCCTGAACGAATCGTGCCGTTCGCCTTCGGTCGCCTTATCGTGCAAGGTACCCAGTGCTACTTGCAACACCCAGCGTTGGCTCTTGTTGGCACTTGCCCATCATCTGTGCTGCGCGAAAACCATTCCGTGCGGCCCAtcatctcctccttcttTTCTTGTCGCGCTTCTGCCCTCCTTCATCTCTCCTCCACGATTGCCCGCCCCGGTGCCTCCATCTCTTATCAAAATCAAACCCACCGTACTCGCTCGACGCTGGCCATCAGACTTGCCCTGCCACGGCTGTCGACACTGTTTCTACCAAGCCGGTGGCCATCATCGCGGTCTCCTCCGTTCCCAGACACGATGCCGCTGTTCATCTGGTGTTCCCAGCGGGCTGGAGGACTCTCCCTGCTGGCCCTGCTTGCTCTCTGCTATCATGTTCTCTCCCAGGAGTGGAACTTTGAACCGCATGatcgccatctcggccgaccAGGCAAGGCGGGCGCGTCTGGACCAGGAATTTTACCCCTCTCGTTCGCCTACTACTGCCTCCTCATCCACGCCTGCGTCTTCGCCTTTCCCTTGCGAGCCTGCTGGGCCCTTTGGGGCATCACTCGATCCCTCAAGCGAGCCGTGTCCGGCACGCCCCTCGAGAGTCTCGAGCAGGACAGccttcgccgccaccgctccCACGGCTCCGGAGCCAGTTCCGAGACGTTGATGTCGGAgccgatggcctcgggcGGCCATGGCTCTTCGTCGACCATGATCGAAACCAGCGATGCCGAGTTCACGACGTACGCGGACGGCGCGAACACGGCTCGCCATCTCGTCATCCACGCCATCGTCATACCAAATTacaaggaggagatggaccTGCTCAAGGAAACGCTCCATGTCCTGGCGTCGCATCCGCAGGCCGCCTGCTCGTACGATGTGAGAGTCACGGAGCCCCAAGTGCCACGACCACGGCGCCAAGCTGTCGCTGACCTGTGCCGCCAGATCTATCTCGGCATGGAGCAGCGTGAGCTCCACGTCGAGTCCAAGGCGAGACGGCTCATCCAGGAGTTCGAGAAGAAATTTCGCGCCATCGACTACACCCTGCATCCCGCCGACATTCCCGGCGAGGCAGCGGGCAAGGGCAGCAATCTAGgatgggcggcgaggaagctgaGCGCCAAGTACTCGATGGCAGCCCGGAAGAATGTCATCGTCACCGGGATCGACGGTACGTGCACCGTCCATGCCTCCCTCGAAGCGGCCTCTTGTTGGCGTCACCGCGCCGCACGAGCGTGGTGAAGCCCGGGCTCGATGTGTGATGTGGAGGGAGCTGCCTTGACTTCCAGCTGACTCGACCGCGGCCGCAACAGCCGACAGTCATCTTTCGCCAAGGTATTTTGCGAACATGACGAGCTTGCACTTGTGCCATCCAgaaacggcggcgacgaccatgTACTCGGCTCCCATCATCTTTGACCGCAACGCTCACGCGGTGCCCGCCATTGTCCGCGTTGCCGACATTCTATGGTGCGCCGCCGGAATATCGGGTCTGTACAGGGGCTCGTCTATCGCACCGCCGACCTCGGTCTACTCCCTaccgctcgagctcgtcgaccgcgtcggcggctgggattgcggcgccgaagccatCGGAGAGgacctgcacatgtacctcAAATGCTTCTTCGCCCTCAACGGAAACCTCACCTGCCGCACCGTCCTCAGTCCCGTGAGCCAGAGCAACGtcacgggcggcggccaaggcggcgtcCGCGGCGTCTACGTCGACATGCAAGCGCGGTACAAGCAGGCCCTTCGACACATGTGGGGTGCTCTGGACACGGGCTTCGCCCTCCGACAGGCCGTGGCGATGTGGCAAGAACGCAAGCGTACCTCGCGTGCTTTCGGTCCTCTTCACCGgagcctcggcgacggtACGTGGCCAGAGCGGCCTCGTGAACCGGCCTCCATCTCCGACGTCACCCACGACACGCTGCGGGAGCCCCACTGGGAGAACATCGTCTACCTTGCCCATCGGCTGTTCGAGGCCCATTTCTTGCCTCTGCACATGACGATCCTGGTTTTCGCATCGGCCGTCTACGTCTGGATAGCGGACGATGCAAACGACGTTGGCGAGATTGGTTGGATATTCGCTCTCTGCCACGTCCTTCGCACCCTGAGCTTCATGGAGGTGGCATTGTATCTCGTCTTGTACGAGAGTTTTCACCGAATATCCGTCACGACGCGCGAAAGGGAGATGACCAAGGCAGGCCTCGCTGGCGGCATGTGCTTCTCTCACCGATCCATCAAGAAGAACTTTGTCGACTACGTGCTCGtgcccctcgtcgccccgcTCTACGGCGCCATCCCCTGCGCTCAGGCCGAGATATCGCACTTTTGGACGCTCGAATTGGTGTATTCCGTGAGCGGGAAGGCCACCCGGCAGCGACCGTTGCCACCGGTCGTGGACGACATGGCTTAGTTTCCGATAGCAGCATTCCGAGCCACTCTGGCGGAGGCTGGTTGGATCAGTCGTGGCCTAGCCGGCAAACGCGACGCTGCCATTCTCGACCTTGACTTCACCCGCCGGGTCGTTGGGAGCTTTACCCGGTCGAAGGACAATGCGGCCGGGTTTGGCGGTCCCGCGCGGATCTATTTTCCTATTGATTCGCCTGTAGAGGAGAAGAACGTGAAACGCAGTGTCGACGGAGTGGGACGAGGCAACGCTACGCATCGACAATGGGGATCGGGACGCTCCTGGAGCCCCCTCGATATACAGTGCTGATACCAAGCTTCTGTGCGCGCGCGCTGCGTTTGCTTGTATGGGTTGAGGGCGAGTCGTAGCGTAAGTGCCAGGTAACGGCATGCGATGCAGGTCCATCATGTTGACTACCTATATACTACTGAATATGAGAGTAAAGCGTAGGCAATGTCCTTTCCAGTCTGACACGCTAGACCACTCTGCTTGTTTTGCAACATGACGGCGCAGGATTACTACGACGCCAATAGATCAAACCGGTTGACAATAAATGCATAATGGTCTGGCGCGTCGTCCAATTTACCTGTCAGTGTGGCTACGAAAAAAAGGGTAATTGACCTAGTCACCAAGTAAACAAAGCGACTGGCATTTGCCTTCATTGTTCGAGTCTATACCTAGTGTATAAAGGACGAATAGTTGGTGATACATTTTGCCAAAATGTGATTTGTGATTTCTGGTCATGAGTTAGGCTCAAGATGAAAGCTTGAAGCCCGAGAGATGGAAGAGGCAGGTTATCCCCGTACAGCCTTGTCTATTGGCCTCAGGAGCTCGGCAATATTTGGTGGCCAGGTTTCATAGTCGAGCCAAATTTCTCCCGCTTCCTCCACGACCTTTTCCGAAGGTCGCCACTCCTCGGGAAGAGAAAGATATCTCTCCAGCTCGATAGCATTGCAATGGATACCATCGTAAATACTCTCATGCCAATCTTCTTGATGGACCAATGGCCTGTATATTCCCGCTGAGAGCCTTGTTGACTGGACGGTTACGCGCGATTGCCGCAAGGATATCTTTTTCCACTCGAAAGTATCCGGCAAACAGTTTTTAACATCTCCCCTGGTTCCCTTCGCTTCGGCGATGCGCTGAAGGGTTTCACGGTAGTGTGGCTCCGGGCTtgccatggcctcgacgtaGAGAGGATAACTTGGCGCAACGGTTTCAAAGTCGGCGTTTGGTCCCTTTACTACTAGATCGAAAACATCCTTGTAGTTTGCATAAATCGCCGCGCGtgcgacggccggccgcaTCTCGGGGATTGCTCGCGCCAAAGCTTCGTAAGTCGAGCGATTGGCAACATCAGGATAGAAAATCAACTCCGGAAAGTAGGCATGCCAGTGTTTAAGTTCCTTCCTGGCGTGTTTCAAGGTCCAAGAGATGTCATCGTTCATGATGAAGCGGGCCATTACTGCCGCTGCAATCTGATGGGAGCCTCGGAGTGGTGGCTCCTGAGTTGACCACCATTTTGCAAACTGTGTATTGTGATCTAGAAATCAAGTCAATGGTAAGAACACGGGGGGTGATGATGGATAAACGAACAAATACCGCGCACAATAGCCTCCAGCTCGCCTCGTACCATTCGCGGCCGTCTCAATCGGCAATACCTATCTAGATCTCCGCGGTAGGCAGCCATAAATATTAAAAGATCTTTGTCGCATGTTGGTAGATCGACTGGCAAAGGATTGCACAAAAGTTCGAGTACCGTGTCTGAGACTGGAGCACACGGTGAATTGAAGCTCAAGAACGACTTGAAATCGGCCATCATCAACCAAGTGTCCGGCGCGTCCAGACCCATGTCCCCCGTCACGTTGTGGCCGATGGGATCGTATCCGTAGGGATCGTATGAAAACAAGTCAAAAAAGGAACTGTCGTCGTCTGACCCATTGTCTGAATCCACATCGCCGtgttcctcttcctcgcttCGGCCAACCGGCTTCGAGAACCCCTGCCGATAATTAAGCAACTCACAGCAAATAGTATCGCCATTTAGATGAGAAGGTATTGGCGTGGATAGTGTGCCGGTATAGTCATCGAAGACTTTCCACTTTAACGTCTGGTCCATGATGTGCTGGAGGATGGCCAGGCTGCCGGCTGCACGAGCCTCCTCCGCAATGGCAACTTCGGGAAGAATGTCCAATGACATGAATAACGCCGTATAGCCTGCGA includes these proteins:
- a CDS encoding mitotic check point protein, giving the protein MAMTPLAGALGSHSPLPYFVTDMASPSREPMVPSQSAFRHPTTHQNANAANLQPPPSPRTHRALRRLQSAHNLGASRPFHQPSLLSPQRHPVNDSVSPTRDRGRTSHRGRANSDATPPRVNHMGVIAAAAKHLRPVKPSFSHGHLTLQKIIRGGPKDGDFAGALESARFKVLEEGIKSAENGMSRRRIYVWLVFLDTPMSSADEYLSLIHRGASAAYTKIRNDTFRTLTTDPLFRRRVSEASLIRLLNAVAWKLHDAKEDQRQSRPSSRQSSHRRESLAGSVSGHSQARSNLGPEPGTYVQGMNVLAAPFLYAARSEAEAFAAFHSLITRECPAYIRGAMDGVHRGLALVDKVLAIVDPKLSMHLTAKGLSAEIYAFPSVLTLCACTPPLPEVLRLWDFLFAYGTHLNIVCIVAQLAAMRSQILESPSPNKVLRSFPPLNAELVQRLTMGIINMIPDDLYAEIVTHAL
- a CDS encoding hemolysin-III family protein gives rise to the protein MSEVTTALTSTCARKTLDDNGVAATTASGSDAQQHRPDLARRRRHSFFLPRRKSIVETIMDSEESLLLKVDLFLSELERRLDFIESYGDLGRDYSISRAFSTLQAVRERCSQASEEVLGAGRRRLHVMVETLEARYQETLEATETLHEKARVGIDLLEGMLSEFEVRAYKLREQGLANAATAAEALMDEGRRVATESIERARGVVDEGLERARRAAFSLEEHIAHAILLAREGRLLLYDDLPTPWRNNPHIKRGYRFSETKLECVRSMFNISNESFNIWSHAIGLLLVLAVAFYFYPTSANFDLSTKTDVFVAAVFFLMAALTLVCSTIWHTMNAVADVDVVSMFACVDYTGISLLIAASIMTTEYTAFYCDPLSRWIYMGLTAFLGLGGVLLPWHPRFNGSDMAWTRVAFYVGLALTGAMPILQLFLTHGPDFVLNFYSPISKSICVYLGGAIVYASKIPERWYPGMFDYIGGSHNLWHAAVLGGILFHYTAMQQFFANAFLRAEGGCPAY
- a CDS encoding THO complex, subunit 5, which codes for MTADMIVNEAALTGVLQASEQARDQAQALLLLTDQVKDGSSSAELQNEIAKQQKSLFTSISYLRGLHRTACVSARETKSRTLEARQEVDRLHLQLQNLYYEQRHLQGEISACESYDHKYQKLPLIPVEEFLAQHAAHADDDEDELMAARIDHERTERECLEQQRQELLKRKQKLIADNKRRKDDLANLDQDLEKFIDAAKPIMELFEKAP